gtagaaatttttaattagcaaGCCCTGTAATGACCACCGACTGGCAGGTGGTCGCTTATCATATGCGGACCAAAGCAAAAACGCAGCTTATCAGTGAAGTTGAGGCCAAAATTATACGAATTACACACTTAATGCAGTTCCCAGGAATCTGCGTCATCTATGAGAATGATAATACCAAATGACGTCCGTAGActatctaattttttttttttctaaatactATAATAAATCCTTACTTTCAGGAGTCGACATTACTTAATATAGGGCCGGAACTCAAATGGGCGGAATACCAATTGTATGCCTAATTTATAGAGATAAACCAATATAGACAATCTCGAAAACAAgtctaaaataatttaagggtataatatttaatgagAATCATTTATTATAACTGCGATTTCGAATAAGATATGTGTTTATAAGTCAATGAATAATGAATAATGagaataattatttacatCTTTTCCAGTTTTCTCTTTGGTAATTTAGAAATCtcaaaatattaagtatacaTCAGTATAACACCAAAAATGTTAAGGCCAATAATTTCCTATTGCTTGGCAATAGTTTAGTATCAGTGTTTTATGGGCCATAAATTGGAGAGTGAATTGCGAATTATTTCTAATGAATCATGTGCTCTGTTAATCAAACGTTGCCATACCAACCAGAGCACGTGACTCACGATAGGACCGGCGTACTTAAGTCGGTTTTCAGAGAACGCGGCTGATAAACAAAGCACTTGACTCGGGGACTAATACCAATCGAGCAGACATAAGGCTGCCAGGCAGCCTTCCCTTCACACGTCTTGGCAGGAATCTTTGAGTAATCCCTGCGTATTACACAGGTGGGGTTTTGCTCTGCGTGGTGCTACTTTCAGCGGGAGATAAGCAGGCTAAGACCAGGGAAAATTATTGAAGATGACACTGTAAAGCTTCAAGTCTCAGGAAAggaatacatttatttttcaaagtcacaaatataaatatttaaatccatTTCACAAAGCACTTTACAATTTTATGTTGGATTAATTATAGCGATGTAAACTTTCTatgtaataaatattcaataatCATGAACCAAAATAAGCTAAGAAAATAGTTCCCAAGATAACATTattttggacatttttttaCACTTGGGAGCAATTTTGTTTGCCTAGGTACTGCACCACTTAAAGACTTATCATTTTCCTTCTTTTGAAATTGTATTCaatcaaaattcttttttatgaATCCACATTtcataaaactattattattattagtttaaCATTAGTTAAATCAATGTTGTTGTAAAACACCGaaaccaattattttatttttattattatcatttaaattaagaataagCTATAGTTTAAATACTGtgtacaataataaaaaatgctaaattgAAAATCTTATATCTcactttttattataaatatcttATTTAACCAATGGGGAGGCTATCACCGTATGTACGACTGCCAATCCAATTTGCCGCTGATTGATTGATCACTCCGTCCATCAGTTGGTGGTGGGTCCTTAATAAACTCTGCAGCAGTGGCAGTGCGATATCAGCGGGTGTCATATTGTTGCAACACCAGCGACCCGCCCGAAAAGTGTCAATCAGGTAATGGAGTTGTGTGGCGTTGGCCAACTCGTGCTTACACTCAATCATTGATAATGCGCGGGGAAATAGCCACAAGAAAAGTGACGAGTAATCGGGGAGTGGACTGCCATAATTGTGTTTCGGTTACGATTACGATTACCTTCGCTGACCGGCGATAAGCCATCGTCTATCAAAGGCGTTCTGTTCTGCGGCCTGTTCAGCGGGACACAATCGCAAAGTGGTTCCGAGTGTGTGATAAAAAGTGTGGGCACAAAGATTATGGAGCGCTCTCCTATGGCATTTAGCCGCGTTTTGGCGAGAGTATGGGTGTGTTGTTTAGATTAGCCCCAGTCTAATTGGCCATGGAGCTCGACGGTTCTTAGGCGATCGCACAGTTCTTTCTGCTCCGCCGAGGTGGCAGGTCGCGAAACAATTAGCAATCACTCACTGGTTACATTTTTGCTGCTTTAGTGTAAGTGTCGTGATTCAAATTGAAAGTGTCCTTGCAGGACTAAAGTGTGTATTGCTTTCATAAATTATTGAAGAAACGCTTGTGCATATCTTATGACATTTTCAATACGCAACCGCCACGTTGGCAATGCGCGTGTTAGCTTAATTATTATTAGCTACCTTGGGGTTAACAACGCGGGGTTATCAATGTTGGCAGAGATAAGCAGTAAATggccataaattaaatgttcccATACGAAATGAAAaggttaaaacaaaaactgctcctaacaaaattattcaaaattgcATTTGACTTAATGGTAATTTCTTCTACGATAACGTATCTTAATTGGTTCCCGATAATCACTCGCTAACATTAAACATCGATTTCCATTTGGAgctataaaatgttttatattcaCTATATGGCGCCATAATTGCCCTGTGACGTCAGAGCACGTGATGGATCATGTGGGGCGAGCAAATTGAACCACTCAAACGTCAAGTAGAAATTTGCCACACGGCCGATTGCGTTGTCGATAATATTTTTACGGCCCACGAACGGATTTCTTAATGAGTCCCGTAACACCGCTTGCAATCCAAAGCACAATCCCCAGTGAACCCATGATTGCGGACATAAACCAGCGGGAACTACAACTGGGAATGGGCATTGGCTATCCGCTAATCAGACATTTGCGTAAAGTTCTGCCCCCAAAGATTTATGGCCAACTTAAAGACAATTGTCTGGGCTCAGCGCAGATTTATGGCTACGACTGATGTACAAAACTAAAGCAGAAAGGCTAGGTCCTGCACTGATTTATCCATCGATGCCATCGGCAAAGCCAAACGACCAGCACTTAATCAATTCTATAAACCGTTTGTGCAGGAATACGTTGTCTTCCTGTCAGTAGAAATGAGCTCAACATTGCAGGTTCAATTATATTTCACCTagaaatttatattcaaattaatatgatttatttaaaagttctgTGTGATTGCTCGCACCTTAATCTTTATATCTTAACTCTAGTTGGATTCATTCCACTGCAGTACAAGTCGATAAAAACGAATTTCAGCTTGACATTCtttagtaaattaaatataaagtgttgatactaataataaaatttatgttttgttcaattaaaaggtcaaaaattagtttcagtcaataataaatttatattagtaaaaaagaaccaaaaataaattcgtaACCATTTACTCCAAATACtcttaatatatttgaaaGCGTTGCATAATTCTTGAACAGACTTTTCCTTTACCAATTCGACAATTTATGGAGCAATTAAGAAATCAACAAGCATTCCATTCAATTCCACATTTCCGATAATAAACTTCGTACTCACTTCCCGCCCCGGTAAATCAAATCTCTGGTATCTGTGACCAGCCGAAActatcaaaaaaatatgtgaagTGAGGCCACAGACTGCGCGTCTTTTTATCAGTCAGTCGAGAGCGAGAGTCAATCATGATTTTATGGCCGGACAGGCGGGCGGGGCGAAATCACAGCCAGGCAGTGGTCTTACCATAAATATCTGTAATCTGGCCCGCCCAAAACGGTTATCAAAAGACACTGCACAGGTCCTGGCCGGGTAATAGGCGTATAGTGCAATAAACGAGGCTTTCGGGGCTTATTTATAAACCGAGTGATTGCCGGTAattgttaataatttcaaattattaatgcgCTCAAAGCCCACTCCAGATAGGGCCCGAATGCCACTAGATAACCACCGAAACGATCTCGATGGACGAACCAGTCCAATCCCTAATCTAATCTGCACGCTTCGGCTGCGTTCTGTTCTGTACTGTTCTGAATCGTTGAGTTCCACTTAGGTGATTGATTGCGACATTGGCAGGCACTGCATTGAAGTGGACCGACCATAAACAATGTGCGTCAGTTGGATCAACAATGTTGAAACCCTTTGACAGACGACAAAACCCATTAAAGATCGTCAAAACGACTCATTAACCTAACAGATTACAAATGTGGGGCATGCAgtgtgaaaaaaaattgggacatttaaatattcaatatgtttaaatggaatgcatttaatttaatagaatgcattaaaattttgaaatttactGTTTACTATTCGGCCTCAAGCATTTCTTAGTTTCTCAATCATACTGACAAGTTgttataaactatttttatgggTAAAACCTTTTTATCTTTAGTGGAAAATTTGGTGACTATTATTACGTTTGATCACATGCCTCACTtggtaataaaaatgtttaatatagtTTGAAAAGCACAATTTTACATAGTCATTATTATAATCAAATTAGTTATATATGTAGGAATATGATCAAcaagctttaaaatttaaatttaaatttgttttaaagctACTAACTAATACATAtgttttcttgaatttttGGGCATGAGACAAAATTaaagataaattttaaaattcttattcCCTTGTGTTTAATaaaactttctttttctttattaaaatttttttcatataaatatatttttggttggATTAGTTTGATAAGGATATGCACAAACGTGCAATCAAAACCAATTATTAAGCCAGTGAATCTCCCaagttaaaaatttcttttattgaTCACTCCAGTTCATAGATCTAAttcaaacgattttttttgcagtAATAGGCCCTCGATTCGAACATGGGAGATATGTTCCGCAGCGAGAAGATGGCCCTGTGCCAGCTGTTCATCCAGCCGGAGGCTGCCTACGCCTCCATTGCCGAGCTGGGCGAGAGTGGATGTGTCCAGTTCCGCGATCTCAATGACGAGGTCAGTGCCTTCCAGCGCAAGTACGTGACTGAGGTGCGGCGATGCGATGACATGGAACGTCGCCTGCGCTACGTGGAGTCCGAGATGAAGAAGGACGAGGTGGACGTGCCAGTGCTgaaggcggaggaggagccaAGTGCCCCGAATCCGCGCGAGGCCGTCGACCTGGAGGCTCAGCTGGAGAAGACCGACAACGAGTTGCGCGAAATGTCCGCCAATGGGGCCAGTCTGGCCGCCAACTTCCGGCACATGCAGGAGCTGAAGAGCGTGCTGGTGAACACCGAGGGCTTCTTCTCCGACCAAGAGGTCATCAACCTGGACTCCAACCGCAGGCTGGACCCCGAGGATCCGGCCCAGGCGCCGGGTGCCGCCCAAAGGGGCCAGCTGGCCTTTGTGGCCGGTGTCATCAAGCTGGAGCGATTCTTCAGCTTTGAACGGATGCTGTGGCGCATTTCCAGGGGCAACATCTTCCTGCGGCGGGCCGACATCGATGGCCTGGTTGAGGACGAGGAGACTGGAAGACCAGTGCTGAAGACCGTGTTTGTGGCCTTCTTCCAGGGAGAGCAGCTGAAGCAGAGGATCAAGAAGGTCTGCACCGGCTATCATGCCGCCGTTTATCCCTGTCCCAGCGCGCATGCCGAGCGGCTGGAGATGATCAAGGATGTGAATGTCCGTCTGGAGGACCTCAAGCTGGTCCTCAGCCAGAGTGCCGATCATCGCAGCCGGGTCTTGAACTCAGCTTCCAAGCATTTGCCTCGCTGGTCGATCATGGTGCGCAAAATGAAGGCCATCTACCACATCCTGAACTTCTTCAATCCGGATGTGACGGGCAAGTGCCTGATTGGCGAGGGCTGGGTGCCCACCAACGACATAGCCACGGTGCAAGAGGCCCTGGCTCGAGCCTCCAAGGTCTCGGAGAGCTCCATACCGGCGTTCATGAACGTCATCGAGACGAACGAGATGCCTCCCACCTACACGCGAACCAATAAGTTTACCAATGGCTTCCAGAACCTGGTCGACTCGTATGGCATGGCCTCGTATAGGGAAGTGAATCCGGCGCTTTACGCCTGCATCACGTTCCCCTTCCTGTTCGCCGTGATGTTCGGGGATTTGGGACACGGCCTGATCCTGCTGCTCTTCGCCTCCTGGCTGATCATCAAGGAAAAGCAACTGGCCTCGATCAAGGAGGAGATCTTCAACATATTCTTCGGCGGGCGGTACATCATCCTGCTGATGGGCATCTTCTCCATCTACACTG
This genomic stretch from Drosophila gunungcola strain Sukarami unplaced genomic scaffold, Dgunungcola_SK_2 000001F, whole genome shotgun sequence harbors:
- the LOC128261929 gene encoding V-type proton ATPase 116 kDa subunit a 1 — its product is MGDMFRSEKMALCQLFIQPEAAYASIAELGESGCVQFRDLNDEVSAFQRKYVTEVRRCDDMERRLRYVESEMKKDEVDVPVLKAEEEPSAPNPREAVDLEAQLEKTDNELREMSANGASLAANFRHMQELKSVLVNTEGFFSDQEVINLDSNRRLDPEDPAQAPGAAQRGQLAFVAGVIKLERFFSFERMLWRISRGNIFLRRADIDGLVEDEETGRPVLKTVFVAFFQGEQLKQRIKKVCTGYHAAVYPCPSAHAERLEMIKDVNVRLEDLKLVLSQSADHRSRVLNSASKHLPRWSIMVRKMKAIYHILNFFNPDVTGKCLIGEGWVPTNDIATVQEALARASKVSESSIPAFMNVIETNEMPPTYTRTNKFTNGFQNLVDSYGMASYREVNPALYACITFPFLFAVMFGDLGHGLILLLFASWLIIKEKQLASIKEEIFNIFFGGRYIILLMGIFSIYTGFIYNDVFSKSMNIFGSAWHMNYTRDTVEDASLKYITLRPNDTVYKTYPFGMDPIWQLADNKIIFLNTFKMKLSIIVGVVHMIFGVTMSVVNFAYYKKYASIFLEFLPQVLFLMLLFGYMVFMMFFKWVTYNDTVEGPLSPACAPSILILFINMILQGSQDTPEPCKEFMFEGQKSIQQVFVVIAIICIPWMLLGKPLYILLKRKISGAPPPKPQGGGGEGHGDDDAMGEIFIHQAIHTIEYVLSTVSHTASYLRLWALSLAHAQLSEVLWNMVFSMGFKYDSYIGGALIYVFFGAWALLTVGILVLIEGLSAFLHTLRLHWVEFMSKFYEGAGYAFEPFAFKTILDVSEDD